Proteins from one Thermosipho japonicus genomic window:
- the eno gene encoding phosphopyruvate hydratase, protein MYIEIIDVFAREVLDSRGNPTVEVEVMLEDGSTGRAIVPSGASTGKFEALELRDGDKKRYLGKGVLKAVENVNEVIAPKLLGLNAYDQVYIDNVLLELDGTENKSKLGANAILGVSMAVARAAANSLQLPLYKYLGGVNAKVLPVPFMNVINGGAHADNNLDIQEFMIVPAGAPSFREALRYGSETFHALKKILKEAGHVTAVGDEGGFAPNLKNNEEAIQVLIQAIQAAGYEPGKDIFIALDVAASEFYNEETGKYFIDGNEKTVDELIEYYKTLIEKYPIISIEDPFDQEDWKAYQKFNKEVGNRVQIVGDDLYVTNVKRLQKGIELKATNSILIKLNQIGSVTETLNAIELAKTNNMTNVISHRSGETEDTFIADLAVATNAGMIKTGSLSRSERIAKYNQLLRIEEELGDVAQYKGLDAFYSIKR, encoded by the coding sequence ATGTACATTGAAATTATCGATGTTTTTGCAAGAGAAGTACTTGATTCCCGCGGAAATCCTACTGTTGAAGTTGAAGTTATGTTAGAAGATGGCTCAACAGGTAGAGCTATTGTACCTTCTGGTGCGTCTACTGGTAAGTTTGAAGCTTTAGAATTAAGAGATGGCGATAAAAAAAGATATCTAGGAAAAGGTGTATTAAAAGCAGTTGAAAATGTAAATGAAGTTATTGCACCAAAACTTTTAGGTCTTAATGCATACGATCAAGTTTATATTGATAACGTTCTTCTTGAACTTGATGGTACAGAAAATAAAAGTAAATTAGGTGCAAATGCAATCTTAGGAGTTTCTATGGCAGTGGCAAGAGCTGCGGCAAATTCATTACAGCTTCCATTGTACAAGTACCTTGGTGGTGTTAATGCAAAAGTTTTACCTGTACCTTTTATGAACGTTATTAATGGTGGAGCACATGCAGATAATAATCTTGATATTCAAGAATTTATGATTGTTCCTGCTGGAGCACCAAGTTTTCGAGAAGCTCTAAGATATGGATCAGAAACTTTTCATGCACTTAAGAAGATATTAAAAGAAGCAGGGCATGTAACAGCAGTAGGTGATGAAGGAGGATTTGCACCAAACTTGAAAAACAATGAAGAAGCAATCCAAGTTTTAATTCAGGCAATTCAAGCAGCAGGTTATGAACCGGGTAAAGATATTTTTATAGCATTGGATGTTGCAGCAAGTGAATTCTATAATGAAGAGACTGGAAAATACTTTATTGACGGTAACGAAAAGACAGTTGATGAATTGATTGAATATTACAAAACTTTGATTGAAAAATATCCTATTATATCGATCGAAGATCCATTCGATCAAGAAGATTGGAAAGCATATCAGAAATTTAATAAAGAAGTTGGAAACAGAGTACAAATCGTTGGCGATGATTTATACGTTACAAATGTTAAAAGATTGCAAAAAGGTATTGAATTAAAAGCAACCAATTCAATATTAATAAAGCTTAATCAAATTGGTTCAGTAACTGAAACACTTAATGCAATAGAACTTGCAAAGACAAATAACATGACAAATGTAATTTCTCATAGATCTGGTGAAACAGAAGACACATTTATAGCAGATCTTGCAGTAGCAACAAATGCTGGTATGATCAAAACAGGATCACTTTCAAGAAGTGAAAGAATTGCAAAATATAATCAACTTCTCAGAATTGAAGAAGAGCTTGGAGACGTTGCTCAATATAAAGGATTGGATGCATTTTATTCAATAAAAAGATAA
- the xerA gene encoding site-specific tyrosine recombinase/integron integrase, with product MDKIIEMFSDYLAHVRRHSENTLKAYKKDVRKFLTYVGKQVNNIERKDVEEFLKALSKGDITGESPRETTISRYISSLNSFFNYLELSGMISENPMERIKHPRIRRKIPDFLTEDEVSSLIEAFSEENELRQKTAISLLYYAGLRISELCNLRTTDISFIPPFLRVEMGKGRKDRLVPLPDKVIPILKKYIDLENPKIFVFENGKKHVHPSTVFRWLKEGVKRANIKKDVHPHTLRHSYATHLIRKGVNIKVVQELLGHTNLSTTSIYLHVADQEKFDAVKKL from the coding sequence ATGGATAAAATTATCGAAATGTTTTCAGATTATCTTGCACATGTAAGGAGACATTCAGAAAACACATTAAAAGCCTACAAAAAAGATGTTAGAAAATTTTTAACATATGTTGGAAAACAAGTTAATAATATCGAAAGGAAAGACGTAGAAGAATTTTTAAAAGCTCTCTCAAAAGGTGATATTACAGGTGAAAGTCCCCGAGAAACAACTATATCAAGGTATATTTCAAGCCTAAACTCCTTTTTTAATTATCTTGAACTTTCTGGAATGATTTCTGAAAATCCCATGGAAAGAATAAAACATCCTAGAATTAGAAGAAAAATTCCTGATTTTCTCACTGAAGATGAAGTTTCAAGTTTAATTGAAGCTTTCAGTGAAGAAAATGAACTAAGGCAAAAAACTGCCATATCATTGCTCTACTATGCCGGGCTTAGAATTAGCGAGTTATGTAACCTTAGAACCACAGATATTTCTTTTATTCCACCTTTCTTAAGGGTAGAAATGGGAAAAGGTAGAAAGGACAGGCTAGTTCCGTTACCTGACAAAGTGATACCAATACTAAAAAAATATATTGATCTTGAAAATCCTAAAATATTTGTTTTTGAAAATGGAAAAAAACATGTACATCCTTCAACAGTTTTTAGATGGCTAAAAGAAGGAGTAAAAAGAGCAAATATAAAAAAAGACGTACATCCACATACTCTAAGGCATTCATATGCAACTCATTTGATACGAAAAGGGGTAAATATAAAAGTTGTTCAAGAATTATTGGGCCATACAAATCTAAGCACTACAAGTATTTATCTACACGTTGCTGATCAAGAAAAATTTGATGCTGTTAAAAAATTGTAA
- a CDS encoding UvrB/UvrC motif-containing protein, protein MSKCERCGKEAELVIQTFVNFVPKSISICKKCLKETLLYDTTNYTKAGIELLAAHVDYIEETQSDSSTYQFKKNNLEIISLMPLAVQSVMFKQDELTKQRITKDLKSRKIYFLKQKLEKAVKNENYELAKHIKEILDSLDNLSEI, encoded by the coding sequence GTGAGTAAATGTGAAAGGTGTGGAAAAGAGGCGGAGCTTGTTATACAAACCTTTGTAAACTTTGTTCCAAAAAGTATATCTATATGCAAAAAATGTCTTAAAGAAACTCTTCTATACGATACAACCAATTATACCAAAGCTGGTATTGAACTTTTGGCAGCACATGTTGATTACATTGAAGAAACACAATCAGATTCTTCAACATATCAATTCAAAAAAAATAACTTGGAAATAATCTCATTGATGCCTCTTGCAGTTCAATCTGTTATGTTTAAACAAGATGAACTTACTAAGCAAAGAATTACAAAAGACTTAAAAAGTAGGAAAATTTACTTTCTAAAACAAAAATTAGAAAAAGCTGTTAAAAATGAAAACTATGAACTTGCAAAGCACATAAAAGAAATTTTAGACAGCCTTGACAATCTCTCCGAAATTTAA
- a CDS encoding ribose-phosphate pyrophosphokinase yields the protein MQIAKNEMKIFSGNANRELAIKVSEYIGTRLADCEVGRFADGEINVKIGETVRGHDTFIIQPTCPPVNENLMELLIMIDALKRASANSIAVVIPYYGYARQDRKAKGRDPITAKLVANLLTVAGATRVMTVDLHSEQIQGFFDIPLDNLWSFPIFAKKLKEDKIVDDDYVIVSPDVGGVKRARQFAERLGGPLAILDKRRPKDNVAEILNIIGEVKGKTAIIVDDIADTARSLVNAAKAIKEKGAKRVIACITHPVLSGGAIERIQNSEIEKIYISDSISHSNLPDKFSIVSLAPLLGEAIVRVRKNLSISILFRQ from the coding sequence ATGCAGATAGCAAAAAATGAAATGAAGATTTTTTCAGGAAATGCAAATAGAGAACTTGCAATAAAGGTTTCAGAATATATAGGAACAAGACTTGCTGATTGTGAAGTTGGAAGATTTGCTGACGGTGAAATAAATGTAAAAATAGGAGAAACTGTAAGAGGGCACGATACATTTATAATTCAACCAACATGTCCTCCTGTAAATGAAAATTTAATGGAATTACTCATAATGATAGATGCTCTTAAAAGAGCTTCTGCAAACAGTATAGCAGTTGTTATACCTTACTATGGATATGCAAGACAAGATAGAAAAGCAAAGGGAAGAGATCCAATCACTGCAAAACTTGTTGCAAATCTTTTGACAGTTGCTGGAGCAACAAGGGTTATGACTGTAGATCTTCATTCTGAACAAATTCAAGGATTCTTTGATATTCCACTTGATAATCTATGGAGCTTTCCAATATTTGCAAAAAAATTAAAAGAGGATAAAATAGTAGATGATGATTATGTAATTGTTTCTCCAGATGTTGGCGGTGTAAAGCGTGCAAGACAATTTGCCGAAAGACTTGGTGGACCTCTTGCAATTCTAGATAAAAGAAGACCAAAAGATAATGTAGCTGAGATTTTAAATATAATAGGTGAAGTTAAAGGAAAAACCGCTATAATTGTAGATGATATTGCCGATACAGCAAGATCATTGGTAAATGCTGCAAAAGCTATTAAAGAAAAAGGAGCAAAAAGGGTAATTGCATGTATAACACACCCTGTTTTATCAGGTGGTGCAATTGAAAGAATTCAAAATTCTGAAATTGAAAAGATATACATTTCCGACTCGATTAGCCATAGCAACTTGCCTGACAAATTTAGTATAGTTTCTCTTGCACCACTTTTAGGCGAAGCTATTGTTAGGGTAAGAAAGAACCTATCAATCAGTATATTGTTTAGACAATAA
- the uvrA gene encoding excinuclease ABC subunit UvrA, translating to MDYIVVRGAKVHNLKNVTVKIPKNKLTVITGLSGSGKSSLALDTIYVEGQRRYLESLSSYARQFIGNLKKPEVESIEGLSPSIAIDQKSVSHNPRSTVGTVTEIYDLLRVLYAKIGEAHCYKCGRKLEKLSVDEIVKDIMENFDNSRIYVESPIAIEKKGTFKDIFENLLEKGYARIEIDGEVYRLEETPELNKNIRHNIFLIVDRLKIKNDESIKHRLFDSVEIALRESNGFVYVKNVDTNEVKIYSEKMMCPTCGVSMPEINPKLFSFNSPYGACPRCHGLGFTLEVDEKKVIDFEKPVLEAINIGHKEDGWIPQRIKKILKIYGGDLKTPFKNLPEETQEAILYGTTFFDGLIPIVRQRYEYSTSEDTRQWYLDKFFVENTCHECGGKRLRKEALSILIDGVNIIDFTEMPISDEYEFIKKLRKKLPEKKLEIVKDLFEELEKRLQFLNEVGLSYISLSRNIKTLSGGEAQRIRLATQIGSGLTGVTYVLDEPTVGLHQSDNEKLISTLKRLRDLGNTVIVVEHDEDVIRSADYLIDIGPAAGINGGKVVYQGPIENINSDTNSLTIQYLKKIKKIEVPKERRKGNGKFLTLHGARHNNLKNITVSFPLGTFICVTGVSGSGKSSLIIDTLYPALMNALHKTKHRTGEFERLEGLENIDKVIAIDQSPIGRTPRSNPATYTKVFDEIRKLFAMTPLAKARGYTPGRFSFNVKGGRCEHCQGQGILKVEMLFLPDVYVQCDVCNGKRYNSETLQITYKGKNIADILDMTVEEALEFFKNIPNIYSTLKVLNDVGLSYIKLGQPATTLSGGEAQRIKLASELKKRATGKTIYILDEPTVGLHFEDVKKLINVLNKLVDKGNTVIVIEHNLDVIKSADYIIDLGPEGGKNGGYIVAEGTPEDITNSKNSLTGKYIKMVLEGKNG from the coding sequence ATGGATTATATTGTAGTTCGTGGTGCAAAGGTTCATAATCTAAAAAATGTGACTGTAAAAATCCCAAAAAATAAACTTACAGTTATTACTGGTTTATCAGGTTCAGGAAAAAGCTCTTTAGCACTTGATACAATCTACGTTGAAGGTCAAAGAAGATACCTTGAAAGTCTTTCTTCATATGCAAGACAATTTATCGGAAATTTAAAAAAGCCAGAAGTAGAAAGTATTGAAGGACTATCTCCTTCTATTGCTATTGATCAAAAAAGTGTCTCACACAATCCAAGATCTACAGTTGGAACTGTAACAGAAATATACGACCTTTTAAGAGTGCTTTATGCAAAAATTGGTGAAGCACACTGTTACAAATGCGGAAGAAAACTTGAAAAATTAAGTGTTGATGAAATTGTAAAAGATATAATGGAAAACTTTGATAATAGTAGAATATATGTCGAATCACCAATTGCAATTGAAAAGAAGGGAACCTTCAAAGACATCTTTGAAAATTTACTAGAAAAAGGTTATGCACGCATTGAAATAGACGGTGAAGTTTACAGATTGGAAGAAACTCCTGAACTTAACAAAAATATACGTCATAATATATTTTTAATAGTTGATAGATTAAAGATTAAAAATGATGAAAGTATTAAACATAGACTTTTTGATTCTGTTGAAATTGCATTGAGAGAATCAAATGGTTTTGTATACGTTAAAAATGTTGATACAAACGAAGTAAAAATATATTCTGAAAAGATGATGTGTCCTACTTGTGGTGTTTCAATGCCTGAAATAAATCCAAAATTGTTTTCATTTAACAGTCCATACGGGGCCTGTCCAAGATGTCATGGCCTTGGCTTTACACTGGAAGTTGATGAAAAAAAGGTAATTGATTTTGAAAAGCCTGTTCTTGAAGCAATAAATATTGGCCACAAAGAAGATGGCTGGATTCCACAAAGAATCAAAAAAATATTAAAAATATATGGAGGCGATCTAAAAACGCCTTTTAAAAACCTCCCCGAAGAAACACAAGAAGCAATATTGTATGGTACAACTTTTTTTGATGGGTTAATACCAATAGTTAGGCAAAGATATGAATATAGTACTTCAGAAGATACAAGACAATGGTATTTAGACAAATTTTTTGTCGAAAACACTTGTCATGAATGTGGAGGGAAAAGACTTAGAAAAGAGGCGTTATCAATTTTAATTGATGGTGTTAATATAATTGACTTTACTGAAATGCCTATTTCTGACGAATATGAATTTATAAAAAAACTAAGGAAAAAATTACCAGAAAAAAAGCTTGAAATAGTAAAAGATCTATTCGAAGAACTTGAAAAAAGACTGCAATTTCTAAATGAAGTTGGCCTTTCTTATATAAGTCTTTCCAGAAATATTAAAACATTATCAGGTGGAGAGGCTCAAAGGATAAGGCTTGCTACACAAATTGGTTCTGGTCTTACCGGTGTTACATACGTCCTAGATGAACCAACCGTTGGGCTTCACCAGAGCGACAATGAAAAACTTATATCGACTTTAAAAAGATTGCGTGATCTTGGAAATACTGTCATTGTAGTAGAACATGACGAAGATGTAATAAGAAGTGCTGATTACCTTATAGATATTGGACCTGCTGCAGGAATAAACGGAGGAAAAGTTGTATATCAAGGGCCAATTGAAAACATCAATTCAGATACTAATTCATTAACTATACAATATCTGAAAAAAATTAAAAAAATTGAAGTACCAAAAGAAAGAAGAAAAGGAAATGGAAAATTTTTAACCTTACATGGTGCGCGGCACAATAACTTAAAAAATATAACTGTTTCATTTCCACTTGGAACATTTATTTGTGTAACTGGTGTTTCAGGTTCTGGAAAAAGTTCCCTTATAATTGACACACTATACCCTGCACTAATGAACGCTCTTCATAAAACAAAGCATCGTACTGGTGAATTTGAAAGATTAGAAGGTCTTGAAAATATTGATAAAGTGATTGCTATAGATCAATCTCCAATTGGAAGAACTCCAAGAAGTAATCCAGCAACATATACTAAAGTTTTTGATGAAATTAGAAAGTTATTTGCAATGACTCCCCTTGCAAAAGCAAGAGGTTATACCCCAGGTAGATTTAGTTTCAATGTTAAAGGGGGAAGGTGTGAGCACTGTCAGGGGCAGGGAATACTGAAAGTTGAAATGTTATTTTTGCCAGATGTCTATGTACAGTGTGATGTTTGTAATGGAAAAAGGTACAATAGTGAAACCCTACAGATAACGTACAAAGGTAAAAATATTGCAGATATTCTTGATATGACTGTAGAAGAAGCTTTGGAATTTTTTAAAAATATTCCTAATATTTATTCAACTTTAAAAGTTTTAAACGATGTAGGACTTTCATATATAAAACTTGGTCAACCCGCAACCACACTTTCAGGCGGAGAAGCCCAAAGAATTAAACTAGCTTCTGAACTAAAGAAAAGGGCAACAGGAAAGACTATATACATTTTAGACGAGCCAACAGTTGGACTCCATTTTGAAGATGTAAAAAAATTAATAAATGTTTTAAATAAACTTGTTGACAAAGGAAATACAGTAATAGTTATTGAACACAACCTTGATGTAATAAAATCTGCTGATTATATAATCGATCTTGGCCCTGAAGGTGGAAAAAATGGTGGATATATAGTTGCAGAAGGAACACCTGAAGATATTACAAATTCTAAAAATTCTTTAACTGGAAAATATATAAAGATGGTTTTGGAGGGTAAAAATGGATAA
- the pth gene encoding aminoacyl-tRNA hydrolase, with translation MYLVVGLGNPGPRYAFTRHNVGFMFIDRICNNLKKQNNYEYCQKTLFGKDILFVKPLTYMNLSGEIFNHLNKEDFSDIIVIYDDVNLPLGKIRIRKSGSSGGHNGIKSLINYLGEDFKRIRVGIGPIPKDINLVDFVLGEFQENELKILDKVLNLSVDALYTIFKDGIDKAMSLYNSQEVKL, from the coding sequence ATTTACCTAGTTGTAGGCCTTGGAAATCCTGGTCCACGTTATGCCTTCACAAGGCATAACGTGGGCTTTATGTTTATTGACAGAATTTGTAATAATTTAAAAAAACAAAATAACTACGAGTATTGCCAAAAAACTCTTTTTGGCAAAGATATTTTATTTGTAAAACCACTTACCTATATGAATCTAAGTGGTGAAATTTTCAACCATTTAAATAAAGAAGACTTTAGTGATATAATAGTTATATACGATGACGTTAATTTACCTTTAGGAAAAATAAGAATTAGAAAAAGTGGATCATCTGGTGGCCATAATGGAATTAAATCTCTAATAAATTACCTTGGAGAAGATTTTAAAAGAATAAGAGTTGGAATTGGGCCTATTCCTAAAGATATAAATCTCGTGGACTTCGTGCTTGGAGAATTTCAAGAAAATGAATTGAAAATTTTGGATAAGGTCCTTAATTTATCTGTAGATGCTTTATACACAATTTTTAAAGATGGTATTGATAAAGCCATGAGTTTGTATAACTCTCAAGAGGTGAAACTGTGA
- a CDS encoding adenylyl-sulfate kinase — MNNYIIWLVGKRKTGKSTIAKELNKYFTENSLPSIVLEGRDVFKNVSIKIEERIKILANIVFLFSNLGYIVIVPAVSPKRNIRQMIKKISPVPFFEIFLTCNEKTRKRRIKSSDDFQLYVDEIFEKPLNPDLTIDTSLHKVVECAKIIIDYVNKNIQGD; from the coding sequence ATGAATAACTATATAATCTGGCTTGTTGGAAAAAGAAAGACGGGAAAATCAACTATAGCAAAAGAGCTTAATAAATATTTTACCGAAAACTCTCTTCCCTCAATTGTACTTGAGGGGAGAGATGTTTTTAAAAATGTTAGCATAAAAATAGAAGAGAGAATAAAAATCCTTGCAAACATTGTATTTTTATTTTCTAACTTGGGTTACATAGTTATTGTTCCAGCTGTTTCTCCAAAAAGGAATATAAGACAGATGATAAAAAAAATATCACCTGTACCATTTTTTGAGATATTTCTTACTTGCAACGAAAAAACAAGAAAAAGAAGGATAAAATCATCAGATGATTTTCAACTTTATGTCGATGAAATATTTGAAAAGCCTTTGAACCCAGATCTTACCATTGATACTTCACTTCACAAAGTAGTCGAATGTGCTAAAATAATAATAGATTACGTAAACAAAAATATACAAGGAGATTGA
- a CDS encoding 50S ribosomal protein L25, translating into MGKHVLEALVRSVVGKKRAVRRLRRQGFVPGVVYGPDIEPLSISIKRSNLIKLFHEVTEASIISLTVKDENGKEVFSHDVFIKNVQYDKLTDEVKHVDFYAPEKGHKMKINLPLEFVGKAKGEEKGGVLEIHHHELPVETLPSVIIEKLEIDVSNLDLGQALYVKDLKLPEGMEAELDGEEIIAIVSAPSGLEVEEETGEEESAEPEVIEKGKKEEE; encoded by the coding sequence ATGGGAAAACACGTACTCGAGGCCCTTGTAAGAAGTGTTGTTGGAAAGAAAAGGGCAGTAAGAAGGCTCAGAAGGCAAGGTTTTGTTCCAGGTGTTGTATATGGACCAGATATCGAACCACTCTCTATTTCTATTAAAAGATCAAATCTTATTAAACTCTTTCACGAGGTTACAGAAGCAAGTATTATAAGTCTTACCGTTAAAGACGAAAATGGTAAAGAAGTATTTTCACACGATGTATTCATTAAGAATGTCCAATATGACAAACTAACAGATGAAGTTAAACATGTTGACTTCTACGCACCTGAAAAGGGGCACAAAATGAAAATTAACTTACCACTCGAGTTTGTTGGGAAAGCAAAAGGTGAAGAAAAAGGTGGAGTTCTTGAAATTCATCACCACGAACTTCCTGTTGAAACACTTCCAAGTGTAATTATTGAAAAACTTGAAATTGACGTAAGTAATTTGGATCTCGGCCAAGCACTATACGTTAAAGATCTTAAACTTCCAGAAGGTATGGAAGCAGAACTTGATGGAGAAGAAATTATTGCAATTGTATCTGCTCCAAGTGGTCTTGAAGTTGAAGAAGAAACTGGAGAAGAAGAAAGTGCTGAACCAGAAGTTATAGAGAAAGGTAAGAAGGAGGAAGAATAA
- a CDS encoding S-layer homology domain-containing protein — protein MKKLLVILSVVLVSVFALAELKDVPTNHWAYDSVVMLEKAGVITGYPDGTFKGTNNVTRYELAVFLARTMKLLEEDIQKLSVTVDVHENDISALYDIVGQLKKSVALMAKSEDVEALSKRVDVLDKDVIRIYDNLSKKVSKEEVEQMLNDSLESVNGQIEFLYKKITVSEENGKKYTDEKVNELVGKVLNIETNVNDAIPMLRNLVYQNSENIKNLESRLIRYINVKIKSFDAKLKSLDELKQMAEFNTDTINGFAAKLGEVEYALRKQIEATNKLVEANSKEIEGLKTNVEEVKASVNEKASKTEVEDLNKKVDSVNTMAIIGIVAGFVGLGLAIYAAFVKP, from the coding sequence ATGAAGAAATTGTTAGTTATATTGTCAGTAGTTTTAGTTTCAGTTTTTGCATTAGCCGAATTAAAAGATGTGCCAACAAATCACTGGGCTTACGATTCAGTTGTTATGCTTGAAAAAGCGGGGGTTATCACAGGTTATCCAGATGGAACATTTAAGGGTACAAATAACGTTACAAGATATGAACTTGCAGTATTTTTGGCAAGGACTATGAAATTATTAGAGGAGGATATTCAAAAATTATCCGTAACAGTTGATGTACATGAAAATGACATTTCAGCACTTTATGATATTGTTGGACAATTGAAAAAAAGTGTAGCTCTTATGGCAAAATCAGAAGATGTAGAAGCACTTTCAAAAAGAGTAGATGTTTTGGATAAAGACGTTATAAGAATCTACGATAATTTATCTAAAAAAGTGTCTAAAGAAGAAGTCGAGCAAATGCTAAATGATTCTTTAGAGTCAGTAAATGGACAGATAGAATTTTTGTACAAAAAAATTACAGTTTCTGAGGAAAATGGAAAGAAATATACCGATGAAAAGGTTAATGAATTAGTGGGAAAAGTATTAAATATTGAAACAAATGTTAACGATGCAATTCCAATGCTTAGAAATTTAGTTTACCAAAACTCAGAAAATATAAAGAATTTAGAATCAAGATTGATTAGGTATATTAATGTAAAAATAAAATCTTTTGATGCAAAATTAAAATCATTGGATGAATTAAAGCAAATGGCAGAATTTAATACAGACACAATAAATGGTTTTGCAGCAAAATTGGGTGAAGTAGAATATGCTTTAAGAAAACAGATTGAAGCAACAAACAAGCTTGTAGAAGCAAATTCTAAAGAAATAGAAGGATTAAAAACAAATGTTGAAGAAGTTAAAGCAAGTGTTAACGAAAAAGCATCAAAAACAGAGGTTGAGGATTTAAACAAAAAAGTTGACTCAGTAAATACAATGGCAATTATAGGTATTGTAGCAGGATTTGTAGGATTAGGTCTTGCAATTTATGCAGCTTTTGTAAAGCCATAA
- a CDS encoding ABC transporter permease subunit, producing the protein MIIIVILFILIFNIFPIFYGIFSSIYINNSFSFSALFQTLGAKYFYISLLITTFYALFSAFISTYVSLYISKLIKFNKFAFIFLVIGWTIPPYIGVPVWRTFFEKYTDIYINPITSFISAILISSWFLIPFTSFFLYTFSETQNKKYLESFLLESNKIDIYYKKIVVPNIKGAIYSAFILNFLKAFKDFQVPWLLVEGGAPLSFGITDKGIIGATTNLEVLIYKLFNFESDISQVSSISLLTILIITSVYLLSRKLNSKIKMNISYFSKTLSYLWIFSIIYFFYILLTLAFSDSQSIYLNGNFTLKNFKYILDDGIVKSFSNTMLIAFITSLLSIILSMYFAYFLLNIKNGENILNFFNFLKIFSGLHIIIFIFYIYSKLRLLNTFTSVILMLVAKNLPFLSLLSYHYFKNFPEDLFLLAKLDNIPKNTFFFKILLPNSFPLVSSLFLLSTLNSFNAFLPPLVFLFDENKYTLSIKLYSYVGAASTQYPQWNLFGAASFATFLILLILTFLLLKISKISYIKYL; encoded by the coding sequence ATGATAATAATTGTTATTTTATTTATACTAATTTTCAACATTTTCCCTATCTTCTATGGTATTTTTTCCTCCATATATATCAACAACTCATTTTCATTTTCTGCTCTCTTTCAAACACTAGGAGCAAAATATTTTTATATTAGCCTTTTAATTACTACTTTTTATGCTCTTTTTAGTGCTTTTATTTCAACATATGTTTCTCTATATATTTCTAAATTAATAAAATTTAACAAATTTGCCTTCATATTCCTCGTAATTGGTTGGACAATCCCACCATATATTGGTGTCCCTGTCTGGCGAACTTTTTTTGAAAAATATACAGATATTTATATAAATCCAATAACTTCTTTTATTTCAGCAATTCTTATTTCAAGCTGGTTTTTGATTCCTTTTACCAGCTTTTTCCTTTACACTTTTTCAGAAACTCAAAATAAAAAATATCTTGAAAGTTTTCTACTAGAATCAAATAAAATAGATATTTATTACAAAAAAATAGTCGTTCCAAATATAAAAGGTGCTATCTATTCAGCATTTATATTGAATTTTTTAAAGGCATTTAAAGATTTTCAGGTTCCATGGCTCTTAGTAGAAGGCGGTGCACCTTTAAGCTTTGGAATAACTGATAAAGGAATAATTGGTGCAACTACTAACCTTGAGGTTTTAATCTACAAACTTTTTAATTTTGAAAGTGATATTTCACAAGTTTCTTCCATTTCTCTATTAACAATATTAATAATAACCTCTGTTTACCTTCTTTCTAGAAAATTAAATTCAAAGATTAAAATGAACATTTCATATTTTTCAAAAACCCTTTCATACCTTTGGATTTTTTCAATAATTTACTTTTTCTACATACTATTAACCCTTGCTTTTTCAGATTCTCAAAGCATCTATTTAAATGGCAATTTCACACTCAAAAATTTCAAGTATATTCTCGATGATGGCATAGTCAAATCCTTTTCAAATACCATGCTAATTGCATTTATAACCTCACTATTAAGTATTATACTTTCAATGTATTTTGCATACTTTTTGCTGAACATTAAAAACGGTGAAAATATACTAAACTTTTTTAATTTTCTAAAAATTTTTTCTGGCCTACATATTATTATCTTTATCTTCTATATCTATTCCAAATTAAGATTACTAAATACGTTTACTTCTGTTATCTTAATGTTAGTAGCAAAAAATCTACCATTTTTGTCATTACTGTCATACCATTATTTCAAAAATTTTCCAGAAGATCTATTCTTACTTGCAAAGTTAGATAACATACCCAAAAATACTTTCTTTTTCAAAATATTACTTCCAAATAGCTTCCCACTTGTTTCATCCTTATTTTTACTTTCAACATTAAACTCATTTAATGCATTTTTACCACCTTTAGTTTTTCTATTCGATGAAAATAAATACACACTTAGTATAAAGTTATACTCTTACGTTGGAGCTGCAAGCACACAATATCCACAATGGAATTTATTCGGTGCCGCATCATTTGCAACATTTTTAATTTTATTAATTTTAACTTTTCTCCTACTAAAGATTTCTAAAATTTCGTATATAAAATATCTTTAA